The Molothrus aeneus isolate 106 chromosome 31, BPBGC_Maene_1.0, whole genome shotgun sequence genome includes a window with the following:
- the PMVK gene encoding phosphomevalonate kinase, which yields MAAPRSVLLLSGKRKSGKDFVAEELRSRLGPDVCTILRLSGPLKEQYAKEHGLDFERLLDASAYKERFRQDMIRWGEEKRRADPGFFCRAAVEGALQPVWVVSDTRRLSDVEWFRDAYGDVVQTVRVVATEETRKRRNWVFVTGVDDAESECGLDQGVAFDWVITNDGDEAALGEQLEELVQSLHRSL from the exons ATGGCGGCGCCGCGCtcggtgctgctgctgagcgGGAAGAGGAAATCGGGAAAGGATTTCGTGGCCGAGGAGCTGCGGAGCCG GCTGGGCCCTGATGTCTGCACCATTCTGCGCCTCTCCGGGCCCCTCAAGGAGCAATACGCCAAG GAGCACGGGCTGGACTTTGAGCGCCTCCTGGATGCCAGCGCCTACAAGGAGAGGTTCCGCCAGGACATGATCCGCTGGGGCGAGGAGAAGCGCCGCGCCGACCCCGGCTTCTTCTGCCGGGCCGCGGTGGAGGGGGCGCTGCAGCCAGTGTGG GTGGTGAGCGACACACGGCGCCTCTCAGACGTGGAGTGGTTCCGGGACGCCTACGGGGATGTGGTGCAGACCGTGAGGGTGGTGGCTACTGAGGAgacgaggaagaggaggaactGGGTCTTTGTCACTG GGGTGGACGACGCTGAATCTGAGTGCGGCCTGGACCAGGGAGTGGCCTTTGACTGGGTGATCACCAATGACGGCGATGAGGCGGCTCTGGgcgagcagctggaggagctggtgcAGTCTCTCCACAGGAGCCTATAG
- the PBXIP1 gene encoding pre-B-cell leukemia transcription factor-interacting protein 1 encodes MAEKLDSRDSESNWVLAGGEGLPIDTVGPEQDSASHWSDDEEPEEEEEDEGTQDTVTAVTANGATTFPSQTLCPEGSEQGDPEQCEDSKARAEPALDGSAEPSVLEGDEQEELDAEAEPQPRPDTPPAGPTTEDVSCTSSDDNMEGLRWRPGHKPRPEPTTVTPAPQRGTPDTDDDGLSMSTYLLGALAVVVVGLLIITGGIYDVADGPVETVGSWDLAAGEQESLLSIDSNDSQQQPPLPDDGGPQSMQSMSQLLDKLAKENQEIRLMQAELQAHKEDLQALLHKSEGEAAAAGAQQQSLAAENARLRAALEREVTALRRAQAELRRLQATGDPGSPGEPRAEQPRATGVPGHGRATARRHSSLDSLRQELADTLDRVRGSGDLKGLVEELSALEQHLAQVMEADRSFSTPWKKPSKVEKESKWHKQHSARGSPHEQERREQGKPHKKEPRGPREHKPGKAWGKPSHSHPRHDSHELPWLTRYRAPQGCSGVTDCAHKEGREVLGVALEPVQKAQFLQLLQSFMGQLGLGRQFGRLAPQLDGAFRADGVFAHDRLRFVDFVDDVEDLLEDVAWQEQGDKKAADGFEEYMLRHYSGTSGNVWSQRTPRQHGTRG; translated from the exons ATGGCGGAGAAATTGGATTCCCGGGATTCAGAGAGCAACTGGGTGCTGGCGGGCGGTGAG GGTCTGCCCATTGACACGGTGGGTCCAGAGCAGGACTCAGCTTCCCACTGGTCTGATGATGAGGAaccggaggaggaggaggaggatgaaggcaCCCAGGACACAgtcacag ctGTGACCGCCAATGGTGCCACCACCTTCCCCAGCCAGACCTTGTGCCCTGAGGGCAGCGAGCAGGGG GACCCAGAGCAATGTGAGGACTCCAAGGCACgggcagagcctgccctggatggctctgcagagcccagcgtGTTGGAGGGCgatgagcaggaggagctggatgcTGAGGCTGAGCCACAACCCCGCCCTGACACCCCCCCAGCAG GGCCAACAACGGAGGACGTGTCCTGCACCAGCAGTGACGATAACATGGAGGGGCTGCGGTGGAGGCCGGGCCACAAGCCCCGTCCTGAGCCCACCACTGTCACACCTGCCCCACAACGGGGGACACCAGACACTGATGACGATGGGCTCAGTATGAGCACGTACCTGCTGGGGGCCTTGGCCGTGGTTGTTGTGGGGCTGCTGATCATCACTG gtGGTATCTACGACGTGGCAGATG GCCCTGTGGAGACTGTGGGGAGCTGGGACttggctgctggggagcaggagtCACTTCTGTCCATAGACAGCAAT GACTCGCAGCAGCAGCCCCCTCTGCCAGATGATGGGGGCCCGCAGAGCATGCAGTCCATGAGCCAGCTCCTGGACAAGCTGGCCAAAGAGAACCAGGAGATCCGGCTCATGCAGGCAGAGCTACAG gcccacAAGGAAGATCTGCAGGCGCTGCTGCACAAGAGCGAgggcgaggcggcggcggccggggcgcagcagcagagcctggccgCGGAGAACGCGCGGCTGCGCGCGGCGCTGGAGCGCGAGGTGACGGCGCTGCGCCGGGCCCAGGCTGAGCTGCGGCGCCTGCAGGCCACGGGGGACCCTGGCAGCCCCGGGGAGCCACGGGCAGAGCAGCCACGTGCCACGGGTGTGCCAGGGCATGGCAGAGCCACGGCACGGCGGCACAGCAGCCTGGACTCGCTGCGGCAGGAGCTGGCGGACACCCTGGACCGTGTGCGGGGCTCTGGGGATCTCAAGGGGCTCGTGGAGGAACTGAGCgccctggagcagcacctggCCCAGGTGATGGAGGCAGACAGGTCCTTCTCCACACCCTGGAAGAAGCCATCCAAGGTGGAGAAGGAGAGCAAGTGGCACAAGCAGCACAGCGCCAGGGGATCCCCCCatgagcaggagaggagagagcaggGCAAACCCCACAAAAAGGAGCCCCGAGGCCCCCGTGAGCACAAGCCAGGCAAAGCCTGGGGGAAGCCATCTCACAGCCACCCCCGGCACGATTCCCatgagctgccctggctcacGCGGTACCGGGCACCGCAGGGCTGTTCTGGGGTGACCGACTGTGCCCACAAGGAGGGCCGGGAAGTGCTTGGGGTTGCCCTGGAGCCGGTGCAGAAGGCGCAGTTCCTGCAACTGCTGCAGAGCTTCATGGGGCAGCTGGGCTTGGGGAGACAATTTGGGAGGCTGGCACCCCAGCTCGATGGGGCCTTCAGGGCTGATGGTGTCTTTGCCCACGACCGCCTGCGGTTCGTGGATTTTGTGGATGATGTGGAGGATCTGCTTGAGGATGTGGCGTGGCAGGAACAGGGTGACAAGAAGGCGGCTGATGGCTTCGAGGAGTACATGCTGCGGCACTATAGTGG CACCTCCGGGAACGTGTGGAGCCAGAGAACCCCAAGGCAGCATGGCACACGTGGGTAG
- the PYGO2 gene encoding pygopus homolog 2 isoform X2, whose product MAAPHAEKLEGAVPAPPAPPGPPHPAGSAAAGGPGRKQGKAGLQMKSPEKKRRKSNTQGPAYSHLSEFAPPPTPMVDHLVASNPFEDDFGAPKVGAAPAPFLGSPVPFGGFRMQGGMSPQVPPGYGGGPQPLRRQPPPFAPGQMGPAFSMPPQNPNYVQPGGLSFAGQPFSQPLGQNFSPPMGQLMQGPVGGFGPMMSPTMGQPPRGEMGPGPALNPPGGPAVPQRFSQPSNLFGQSPMQRPGQNMPPLPPTASPFPGADPGFPASSEEGGKNPPPSTFAQEQHSGSPATVNGAQPGFAPNSGGRGAGTPESNSLPLPAPGKAGSASGHQPPPGLVYPCGACRNEVNDDQDAILCEASCQKWFHRECTGMTENAYGLLTTEASAVWACDFCLKTKEIQSVYIREGMGQLVTANDG is encoded by the exons ATGGCGGCCCCTCACGCAGAGAAGCTGGAGGGAGcggtcccggccccgccggccccgccggggCCCCCGCACCCCGCGGGCAGCGCTGCCGCCGGCGGGCCCGGCCGGAAGCAGGGCAAGGCAG GGCTGCAGATGAAGAGCCCCGAGAAGAAGCGGCGCAAATCGAACACGCAG ggccctgccTACTCGCACCTCTCGGAGTTCGCCCCGCCGCCCACCCCCATGGTGGATCACCTGGTGGCTTCCAACCCCTTCGAGGATGATTTCGGGGCCCCCAAGGTGGGCGCGGCGCCCGCCCCCTTCCTGGGCAGCCCGGTCCCGTTCGGCGGTTTCCGCATGCAGGGGGGGATGTCGCCGCAGGTGCCCCCTGGTTACGGCGggggtccccagcccctgcGGAGGCAGCCGCCGCCGTTCGCCCCCGGGCAGATGGGCCCGGCCTTTAGCATGCCCCCCCAGAATCCAAACTACGTGCAGCCGGGGGGCTTGAGCTTCGCCGGGCAGCCCTTCAGCCAGCCCCTCGGACAGAACTTCAGCCCCCCTATGGGGCAGCTCATGCAGGGGCCCGTTGGGGGCTTCGGGCCCATGATGTCCCCCACTATGGGGCAGCCCCCGCGGGGGGAAATGGGACCGGGGCCAGCCCTCAACCCCCCCGGGGGGCCAGCGGTGCCTCAGCGCTTCAGCCAGCCCAGCAACCTCTTTGGACAGTCGCCCATGCAGCGCCCCGGGCAGAACATGCCCCCGCTGCCCCCTACAGCCAGTCCCTTCCCTGGGGCGGATCCCGGCTTCCCTGCTAGCAGCGAGGAGGGGGGCAAGAATCCTCCCCCCAGCACCTTCGCCCAGGAGCAGCACTCGGGCTCGCCCGCCACCGTCAACGGGGCCCAGCCCGGCTTCGCCCCCAAcagcggcggccgcggcgccgGCACCCCCGAGAGCAACAGCCTCCCCCTGCCGGCCCCCGGCAAGGCCGGCAGCGCCTCGGGCCACCAGCCGCCCCCGGGGCTCGTCTACCCCTGCGGGGCCTGCCGAAACGAGGTGAACGACGACCAGGACGCCATCCTGTGCGAGGCCTCCTGCCAGAAGTGGTTCCACCGGGAGTGCACGGGCATGACCGAGAATGCCTACGGGCTGCTCACCACCGAGGCCTCCGCCGTCTGGGCCTGCGACTTCTGCCTCAAGACGAAGGAGATCCAGTCGGTCTACATCCGGGAGGGCATGGGACAGCTGGTGACCGCCAACGACGGCTGA
- the PYGO2 gene encoding pygopus homolog 2 isoform X1 gives MAAPHAEKLEGAVPAPPAPPGPPHPAGSAAAGGPGRKQGKAGERGGTGVGVGVDGGLRGSADAASLIPAGLQMKSPEKKRRKSNTQGPAYSHLSEFAPPPTPMVDHLVASNPFEDDFGAPKVGAAPAPFLGSPVPFGGFRMQGGMSPQVPPGYGGGPQPLRRQPPPFAPGQMGPAFSMPPQNPNYVQPGGLSFAGQPFSQPLGQNFSPPMGQLMQGPVGGFGPMMSPTMGQPPRGEMGPGPALNPPGGPAVPQRFSQPSNLFGQSPMQRPGQNMPPLPPTASPFPGADPGFPASSEEGGKNPPPSTFAQEQHSGSPATVNGAQPGFAPNSGGRGAGTPESNSLPLPAPGKAGSASGHQPPPGLVYPCGACRNEVNDDQDAILCEASCQKWFHRECTGMTENAYGLLTTEASAVWACDFCLKTKEIQSVYIREGMGQLVTANDG, from the exons ATGGCGGCCCCTCACGCAGAGAAGCTGGAGGGAGcggtcccggccccgccggccccgccggggCCCCCGCACCCCGCGGGCAGCGCTGCCGCCGGCGGGCCCGGCCGGAAGCAGGGCAAGGCAGGTGAGCGCGGGGGGACCGGGGTCGGGGTTGGGGTGGATGGAGGTCTCCGCGGCTCCGCTGACGCGGCCTCGCTTATCCCCGCAGGGCTGCAGATGAAGAGCCCCGAGAAGAAGCGGCGCAAATCGAACACGCAG ggccctgccTACTCGCACCTCTCGGAGTTCGCCCCGCCGCCCACCCCCATGGTGGATCACCTGGTGGCTTCCAACCCCTTCGAGGATGATTTCGGGGCCCCCAAGGTGGGCGCGGCGCCCGCCCCCTTCCTGGGCAGCCCGGTCCCGTTCGGCGGTTTCCGCATGCAGGGGGGGATGTCGCCGCAGGTGCCCCCTGGTTACGGCGggggtccccagcccctgcGGAGGCAGCCGCCGCCGTTCGCCCCCGGGCAGATGGGCCCGGCCTTTAGCATGCCCCCCCAGAATCCAAACTACGTGCAGCCGGGGGGCTTGAGCTTCGCCGGGCAGCCCTTCAGCCAGCCCCTCGGACAGAACTTCAGCCCCCCTATGGGGCAGCTCATGCAGGGGCCCGTTGGGGGCTTCGGGCCCATGATGTCCCCCACTATGGGGCAGCCCCCGCGGGGGGAAATGGGACCGGGGCCAGCCCTCAACCCCCCCGGGGGGCCAGCGGTGCCTCAGCGCTTCAGCCAGCCCAGCAACCTCTTTGGACAGTCGCCCATGCAGCGCCCCGGGCAGAACATGCCCCCGCTGCCCCCTACAGCCAGTCCCTTCCCTGGGGCGGATCCCGGCTTCCCTGCTAGCAGCGAGGAGGGGGGCAAGAATCCTCCCCCCAGCACCTTCGCCCAGGAGCAGCACTCGGGCTCGCCCGCCACCGTCAACGGGGCCCAGCCCGGCTTCGCCCCCAAcagcggcggccgcggcgccgGCACCCCCGAGAGCAACAGCCTCCCCCTGCCGGCCCCCGGCAAGGCCGGCAGCGCCTCGGGCCACCAGCCGCCCCCGGGGCTCGTCTACCCCTGCGGGGCCTGCCGAAACGAGGTGAACGACGACCAGGACGCCATCCTGTGCGAGGCCTCCTGCCAGAAGTGGTTCCACCGGGAGTGCACGGGCATGACCGAGAATGCCTACGGGCTGCTCACCACCGAGGCCTCCGCCGTCTGGGCCTGCGACTTCTGCCTCAAGACGAAGGAGATCCAGTCGGTCTACATCCGGGAGGGCATGGGACAGCTGGTGACCGCCAACGACGGCTGA